One region of Zingiber officinale cultivar Zhangliang chromosome 7B, Zo_v1.1, whole genome shotgun sequence genomic DNA includes:
- the LOC122006881 gene encoding centromere-associated protein E-like has product MPDRSDYDSSPKSQSSSSGEEVRPLPDPGSPSNAQQSSDESGSSDGVLVDLPGQTDQDSRSVRRDPDTGILVNIDGSMQESTDESGREEAFEDASDNLSSTASSRSVGLEESMAVIEIGERSGNRLVDEELARVQARLEETIAECRKYKEERETFGKEISTVLQNLQDIVDQHALLAAGKNNDSVGLPHIEAIESDDRALASPTPLHFMLDGCSKLLADLKTILGERIDSESKIRELHAALNAKDQEIEDLNVQISESSVSRDIIISYLNSFEETRLKTVEESTNLVTKRLLDSLGPVVGQDVSAEDSSIDSLSLVEKNTLLLIEKHSKFLSEIHQLKQCLAECKPAFAAIQDENLGNAFSLAREELLESKRNEANLLDSIKKHEEEKERLFEQVEKIKENLETAHLETNKTKAELEQAENKYMITKEKLSMAVTKGKSLVQHRDALKQSLAEKTSELEKCIEELQQKSEVLHATEASLDELKQLLYQRTNDLEKCLEELQNKTIKLETAKVSIEDLNAKYITVSSLQESLSQRNKCLLDIEDTMSLTDLPQEVLSMEIIDRVRWFINQKATTDIIVLENRKVRDALLSIELPEDVSSSELDYQINWLVREFTRAQDDNGQLQDEISSARIVTASQQSEMLVAHKGIDSLELYLIEEKLEKEIIHNELKELQCEYDDMVQRLSVLSSDRDLLLKALLELAENTLDCQLPVDISSTVDRCVIKISEKMASSLTGIEQIERMQCILYLIDQESKLYEQILDDEMLERSASTRLSNELTRLSNEAAILKHEKESMKKEIERVEEKNSLLREKLSMAVKKGKGLVQEREGLKTALEEKTFEIEKLKLDLQLKDGTINECQEQINKLSTNIMHIQKLEASIASLKSERDQSQQSLHESSTKLDTLATCIEKIIVPTETGFEGPLEKVNWISEYIQQSEVSKSHALEELDKLNEEASLQARRLSDAIETIKELEEEKSKTDNNISLIFEEKNAIQLSKVSVEQELKKLKEEVDFSSSKLSEAYATIKLLEDDLAKAEKHISQFQTDRSNLEAKSEREIFELNVKLTECREKLLESHGNMEKYLAETNSIVGHLIMFIKDKTLLSIIAEESSKSIDGFRKMKSVIKDMHTYFASKGMQTLTDLEDAAAFEEIPLPETDSFTNNCNAVFEEMCAIDREDVPDLTRLVAGLHAQVELLGNYFRTFFKELEKHIASILQGLQVTRDEFVHVLELSDSLKLDTYKLEAHNNAQAEKLVSLQKGLTMLFSACNDATRELAELSDSGDSSSGTVSASHKESFSGGTEEDVDCYPKVVDSLLFSVNKIKSKVQQLLNAEKVWLTSVDDAKNKFKEAELIAKTSVEERMISQERVSILERDVEALNGLCNDLKTKIENDQAKEDLLRDKEELLTKQQHALDRGINAQVLSESQISALMDKVNKLKIPYVESGTLDVGVHFSDFVEKLFFIVDKVNEMQQKTEVLSNEKEDMHLILASHVREIQLLKKAIEENNSRFQELELKKNDLLEISVDLERIIKKLGGYDALQDQKSLSGKLLITMLDRLITASLLESEKLRSRAQEFEAKLQAKDDLIHELSNKVKTLEDSIHARSLQLEITKERTVFEATPSKMGPEISEIEDAGPLGKNTKLPISTAAQLRTMRKGSDDHLVLNIDSGSDDSVVAAESDAKGHVFKSLNTSGLIPRQGKLIADRLDSIWVSGGQLLMRRPGARLGLMAYMFFMHLWLLGVIL; this is encoded by the exons ATGCCGGACCGCTCGGATTACGACTCCTCCCCCAAGTCGCAGTCGAGCTCCAGTGGCGAGGAGGTGAGGCCGCTCCCCGATCCAGGGTCGCCCAGCAACGCCCAGCAGTCCTCCGACGAGAGCGGCAGCAGCGACGGAGTGCTTGTGGATCTCCCGGGGCAAACAGATCAG GATTCCAGGAGTGTGCGAAGGGATCCCGACACTGGCATCCTGGTAAATATAGATGGATCGATGCAGGAGTCCACCGATGAATCCGGGAGGGAGGAGGCGTTCGAGGATGCGTCGGATAACCTTAGCAGCACGGCGTCTTCCCGGAGTGTTGGGCTGGAGGAATCCATGGCTGTGATCGAGATTGGGGAGCGCTCTGGTAATAGATTGGTGGATGAGGAGCTTGCTAGGGTTCAGGCTCGGCTGGAGGAAACCATTGCTGAGTGCCGAAAATATAAG gAGGAAAGGGAAACTTTTGGCAAGGAGATTAGTACCGTTCTGCAAAATCTTCAGGATATCGTTGACCAACATGCTTTGCTTGCCGCTGGCAAGAATAATGACTCAGTCGGTCTCCCTCATATCGAAGCAATTGAAAGCGATGATAGAGCATTGGCATCGCCCACACCTTTACACTTTATGTTGGATGGTTGTTCCAAGTTGTTGGCTGATTTGAAAACCATTCTAGGCGAGAGGATAGACTCTGAGAGTAAAATAAGGGAGCTCCATGCTGCTCTGAATGCAAAAGACCAAGAAATTGAGGATCTCAATGTCCAAATTTCAGAATCTTCTGTTTCTCGTGATATCATTATTTCTTATTTGAATTCATTCGAGGAAACGCGGTTAAAGACTGTCGAAGAGTCAACCAACCTTGTCACCAAAAGGTTGCTTGATTCTCTGGGACCAGTAGTTGGCCAAGATGTATCTGCTGAAGATTCTTCAATTGATAGTCTCTCTCTTGTTGAGAAGAACACACTTCTTCTTATAGAAAAGCATTCTAAGTTCTTGTCAGAGATCCATCAATTGAAGCAGTGCTTAGCAGAATGCAAGCCTGCATTTGCAGCTATACAAGATGAAAATTTGGGTAATGCTTTCAGTTTGGCTCGTGAGGAATTGTTAGAAAGCAAGAGAAATGAAGCAAATCTACTGGATAGCATTAAAAAAcatgaggaagagaaagagagactTTTTGAACAGgtcgaaaaaataaaagagaatttgGAGACAGCTCACTTGGAGACAAACAAAACAAAGGCAGAACTTGAACAGGCAGAAAACAAGTACATGATAAccaaagaaaagctaagtatGGCTGTCACAAAGGGGAAATCACTGGTCCAACATCGTGATGCATTGAAGCAATCCTTGGCAGAAAAAACAAGTGAGCTAGAAAAATGCATAGAGGAATTGCAACAGAAGTCTGAAGTCCTGCATGCTACTGAAGCTAGTCTTGACGAGCTGAAGCAATTATTGTACCAAAGGACAAATGACCTTGAGAAATGTTTGGAAGAGTTACAAAATAAAACTATTAAACTAGAAACTGCAAAGGTAAGCATTGAGGATTTGAACGCAAAGTATATCACAGTAAGTTCTCTTCAGGAGTCCCTTTCACAAAGGAACAAGTGTCTTCTGGACATTGAAGATACTATGTCACTTACAGATCTTCCACAGGAGGTTCTATCCATGGAAATTATTGATAGAGTAAGGTGGTTCATCAACCAAAAGGCTACTACAGATATCATTGTTTTGGAAAATAGGAAAGTTAGGGATGCTTTGTTGTCAATTGAACTACCAGAAGACGTTTCATCTAGTGAATTAGATTACCAAATTAATTGGCTCGTGAGAGAATTCACCCGTGCACAAGATGATAATGGTCAGTTGCAAGATGAAATTAGTTCTGCCCGGATAGTCACTGCATCACAACAATCAGAAATGTTAGTGGCACACAAGGGAATCGACAGCCTTGAGTTGTATCTTATAGAAGAAAAGCTAGAAAAAGAGATTATTCATAATGAACTCAAAGAACTACAGTGCGAATATGATGACATGGTTCAGAGATTATCTGTGCTTTCTTCTGATAGAGATCTATTGCTCAAAGCATTATTAGAATTAGCTGAAAATACATTAGATTGCCAACTTCCTGTTGATATAAGTTCAACAGTAGATAGATGTGTGATTAAGATCAGTGAAAAGATGGCATCATCTCTCACAGGAATAGAACAAATTGAAAGGATGCAATGCATTTTGTATTTAATAGATCAGGAATCAAAATTATATGAGCAGATTCTGGacgatgaaatgcttgaaagatctGCCTCTACAAGGCTATCAAATGAGTTGACAAGGTTGTCAAATGAGGCAGCTATATTGAAACATGAGAAAGAGTCGATGAAGAAAGAAATAGAGCGAGTTGAGGAAAAGAATTCTCTGCTAAGAGAAAAACTATCCATGGCTgtgaagaaagggaagggtctAGTGCAAGAACGTGAAGGGCTCAAAACAGCTTTAGAGGAAAAAACATTTGAAATTGAGAAGCTAAAGCTTGACCTGCAGCTGAAAGATGGGACTATTAATGAGTGTCAAGAGCAGATCAATAAGTTGTCAACTAATATTATGCATATTCAGAAACTTGAGGCAAGTATTGCTTCACTGAAGAGTGAAAGAGACCAGAGCCAACAGAGCTTGCATGAGAGTAGCACCAAATTAGATACCTTAGCTACTTGTATAGAGAAAATTATTGTTCCTACAGAAACTGGTTTTGAAGGGCCTTTGGAAAAGGTGAACTGGATTTCTGAGTACATTCAACAATCAGAAGTGTCAAAAAGTCATGCATTGGAGGAGCTTGACAAACTAAACGAGGAAGCTAGTCTGCAGGCTAGGAGGCTATCTGATGCCATTGAAACTATTAAGGAATTAGAAGAAGAAAAGTCTAAAACAGACAATAACATTTCTTTGATTTTTGAAGAAAAGAATGCAATTCAACTTAGCAAAGTTTCAGTCGAGCAGGAATTGAAGAAGCTTAAAGAGGAGGTTGATTTTAGTTCTAGCAAATTATCTGAGGCTTATGCTACCATCAAATTACTTGAAGATGACTTGGCAAAAGCAGAAAAGCATATTTCTCAATTCCAAACAGACAGAAGTAATTTGGAAGCTAAAAGTGAACGAGAGATTTTTGAGTTAAATGTCAAGTTAACTGAATGCAGGGAAAAGTTGCTTGAGAGTCATGGAAACATGGAGAAATATTTGGCAGAGACGAATAGTATAGTTGGACATCTGATAATGTTTATAAAGGACAAGACTCTGTTATCTATAATAGCTGAAGAATCTAGCAAAAGCATTGATGGTTTCAGAAAAATGAAAAGTGTTATTAAGGATATGCATACCTACTTTGCGTCAAAGGGAATGCAAACTCTGACAGACTTGGAG GATGCAGCTGCATTTGAAGAGATTCCTTTACCAGAAACTGATAGCTTCACAAATAACTGCAATGCAGTGTTTGAGGAAATGTGTGCAATTGACAGAGAAGATGTTCCTGATTTGACTAGGCTTGTAGCAGGGCTGCATGCTCAAGTTGAGCTTCTTGGAAATTATTTTCGCACTTTCTTCAAAGAACTGGAAAAACACATTGCAAGTATATTGCAAGGTTTGCAAGTTACCAGAGATGAATTTGTTCATGTTCTTGAGCTTAGTGACTCCTTGAAGTTGGATACATATAAACTAGAAGCTCATAATAACGCTCAGGCAGAAAAACTTGTTTCTTTACAGAAAGGGTTGACAATGCTATTCTCTGCTTGCAATGATGCTACACGAGAACTTGCTGAATTGAGTGATTCAGGGGACTCTTCAAGTGGCACTGTCTCTGCCTCACATAAAGAATCCTTTTCAGGTGGGACTGAAGAGGATGTTGATTGTTATCCAAAAGTGGTTGATAGTTTATTATTTTCAGTTAATAaaattaagagtaaggttcagcAATTACTGAATGCAGAGAAAGTCTGGTTAACATCGGTAGATGATGCaaaaaacaaatttaaagaaGCTGAACTTATTGCTAAAACTTCAGTTGAAGAGAGGATGATCAGCCAAGAAAGAGTTTCCATATTAGAGAGAGATGTTGAAGCATTGAATGGGTTATGCAATGATTTGAAGACTAAAATTGAGAATGATCAGGCCAAAGAGGATTTGTTGAGGGACAAAGAAGAACTTTTGACAAAACAGCAGCATGCTTTAGACAGAG GAATCAATGCCCAAGTATTATCAGAGAGTCAAATAAGTGCGCTGATGGATaaagtaaataaattaaaaattccttatgtTGAGTCAGGAACACTTGATGTTGGGGTCCATTTCTCAGATTTTGTTGAGAAACTCTTTTTTATAGTTGATAAAGTCAATGAGATGCAGCAAAAGACAGAAGTCTTGAGTAATGAGAAGGAAGATATGCATTTAATACTTGCTTCCCATGTCCGTGAAATCCAACTTCTAAAGAAGGCAATTGAAGAAAATAATTCCCGCTTTCAGGAATTGGAATTAAAGAAGAATGATTTATTGGAGATAAGTGTGGATTTGGAGAGAATTATAAAGAAGTTAGGGGGATATGATGCACTACAGGATCAGAAATCTTTAAGCGGCAAACTTCTCATAACAATGTTGGATAGATTGATAACTGCCTCACTGTTGGAGTCTGAAAAATTAAGATCTAGAGCACAAGAATTTGAGGCTAAATTGCAAGCGAAAGATGATCTCATTCATGAATTGTCAAATAAGGTAAAAACACTTGAAGATTCAATTCATGCTCGAAGTTTGCAGCTCGAAATCACAAAAGAAAGGACTGTTTTTGAAGCAACTCCCTCAAAAATGGGTCCAGAGATATCTGAAATTGAAGATGCA GGACCACTAGGAAAAAACACCAAATTACCCATTTCAACTGCAGCTCAATTGAGAACAATGCGAAAGGGGTCTGACGACCATCTTGTTCTAAACATCGATTCTGGGTCTGATGATTCAGTTGTTGCTGCAGAGTCTGATGCTAAAG GTCATGTTTTCAAATCTTTGAATACTTCTGGTCTGATCCCAAGACAAGGGAAACTGATTGCAGATAGACTTGATAGTATTTG GGTTTCCGGAGGGCAGCTTCTCATGCGCCGGCCTGGAGCAAGGCTAGGCCTCATGGCGTATATGTTCTTCATGCATCTATGGTTGCTAGGAGTCATATTATGA